GCTGAGACTTGACAACGAGATAGATTCGCTTGGTGTGAAAGTGGAAGAGCTCCCAAAATTGTTACCGTTGGCCACAGGTGTTGAAGGTAAAGAGGGCGGCTGCACTGATACGGTGGAAGTGGTTACAGCGGAATGCACACTAGTTGGACGCATTGTCGCACTGGAAGCCGGTATTGTCTTAGATGTCATCGCTAAGACGCGACTAGTTGTAGTCGTTGTTTTAGACGACTTAGAAGAAGTAACCTTTGTGGCAGGAGGACAGCCAATATGCCGAGGAAAATCTGGCGAAAGGTCATTAAAGTGTCTAGAACATGAAAAGAATAAACTCACTAGAACAGTTGATAAATAGCTTGTTTGAGCTACCAGGCCATGCTCTTTTGGATATGAGCTGTCGCACATTTATTAACCAGTCGAGTGCAAATATGAATGATGCTCACCACCGAGTCGCGGTCCTCATTAACTTGCCTGAGTGCACCATGTGAGGTTAGTAGATTGTGATTGTACATAGGTTGAAATCAAATGAGTGTGTGGGTTGGAAGAAGAGATACAGAGCAGCTGAAAGTCTGGATATCAGAAGCAAAGGGGAGGGATAAACATGGatgagaaagaagtggaTTTTGGCGTTGAATGATGGCCAAACGCGCCCCATGCATAACTTTAAGGGGGCTTACATCAGCGACGCGGCTTAATATGCTCCTCTTCCGCAATTCCCATCTGCTCCCCCGTTTGTCCTTTCAGTATCGCACAATGAAGGTCGTACCGGTTCCTGTGCGCGAAGATAACTATGCGTACTTGCTCATAGATGAATCTACCAACAAAGCCGCTGCCGTCGATCCGTATGATGTTCCAAAGGTCGCGGCAGCCGCCCACGAACATGGAGTCGAAATCGTCGCAGGCATCACCACTCATCACCACTTTGACCATAGCGGAGGTAACAAGGTCTGTATAGCTCCACGCTGCTTCGAAATGTCCTTGCATGCATGCTGAGCCTTTCCAGGAATTTGTATGTCCTCCAATTGATCATATCTCAGAGGGGTGTCCAATATATTTCCCAGGCATCCAAGTATCCAGACGCGTTCATTTATGGAGGCAGCGATAAGGTTCCAGCGCTGACGAATCTTGTCAAAGACAAGGATGAGTTTACGATAGGAAACAATATTCGCGTCAAGTGAATACCACCCATCCATTTATCGATCGTACCGTTCATTCATTCCATGAACCTAGATGCCTGGCAACCCCCTGTCACACACAAGAGTCAATTTGCTATTACGTCACTGATGCAGTTGAAGGCACTCATCCTGGTGGTGTCTTTACTGGAGACACCCTCTTCATCGCTGGCTGTGGCCGATTCTTTGAAGGTGTTGGTGCAGAGATGGTCCGAGCTCTCGATTATCTCGAAACACTCCCGCCAAAGACTATCGTCTACAATGGTCATGAATACACAGCTGGCAGCCTGGCATTTGGAAAGCATATCGACCCTGAAAACCCGGCCTTAGCCAGACTTCAAGAAATTACCAGGAACAACAAAATCACCACTGGGCTAACTACCATTGCAGACGAAAAAGAATGGAATGTGTTTATGCGCCTTGAGAGTGATGCTGTTAGGTTCGTCATAGTCCCTCAACATTCAGGTACAGCTCCAAACTTACAGAAAATTCGAATAGAAAGGCCACTTCGGCGACCAGTGACACCCCCAAAAGTGCTATTATGGATGCACTTCGAGAACAGAAGAATAAATTCAAGGGGTAAGTTCATGGTTAGCATAAGCACCATCAGACATTCCTTGTGCAAGTTCACAGACCCAAATTGTAATCCAAATCCGAAATGAATACATATATAATTATGGTAGCAAGTAAAAGCATACATCCGGACCATCTTCGCGCGTGAGCCGATTTTGGGAATCTTCAGAAAGGAACTAGGTACGTGGAAGCGTTGCATAGTGCAACTCTGGGGATTGTACATTGTCATGTGGGTCGTCCTCATCAGCCTAAGCCAACAGCTTTTGTGACAGCAGCTCGAGCGTAAGGGATATATGACAGGGTGTACCATGTGTAAGCTAAAAATTCGATGAAGACGAAAACTGTGGACATAAACCATTAGCCCAGGTTAAACTATTCTGTATTTTAAAACCAACTTACTCAGGCATAGAATCTGATTATTGAGATAGACAAGTTAGCATTAGCACAACTTAATTAGAGAACAAAAACTTACACCGTTGTTCAATACGAAGGCTCCAACCAAAACGAGGCCGATGGAAGCAATTAATACGATGGAAGCAATTACGCGTACAGGTTTGAACATCTAGAGGTATTGCGTATTGGTGATCTGCGCCACCATTAGCGCTATACACAAAAACACTCACCAGTTTGGCTTGTTTAAAGAACTGTTGAAATGCCAAAGGTAAATTACCcccagaaaaagaaacaaagcTAACAAACTCACTCCAATGAGGAAGCCAGTCCCAATGAGGGATACTATAGTTCCCAGAACGTAGAGGACTAGGTGGTAAGAGTAAGCACTCTATATCATGGACAAAGCATAACGACGTACTAGCAAACAAGACCGTCATGCCAAAGATAAAGACCACCGTTCCCAGCAAGCTCAGCACGAACCCAGCGATGAGACTGCATGCGCAACAGACAAGGAGAACAACAGGGCAGCCAGTCAGCTATCCACCGGGTTCACCGGAGGAATAAGTTAAGGGTATTGAAAACTCACCAGCCAGCAAAACCATAGAGTCGCGTAGTCCGTGATAGTCCGAGAGACTTGAACGCTGAGTCACCTTCAAAGAAAGAGGTATCCGGGATGACGCTGGATCCCGACTCGAGATTGAACCACCCTTTGCCTGGGGCCATATTGTGTTTTTACTTGATTATTGCTGGTATGAGAATGTAAAGACCTGTTAAAGTGTGTGTATT
This Psilocybe cubensis strain MGC-MH-2018 chromosome 3, whole genome shotgun sequence DNA region includes the following protein-coding sequences:
- a CDS encoding Vesicle transport protein SFT2B, whose product is MAPGKGWFNLESGSSVIPDTSFFEGDSAFKSLGLSRTTRLYGFAGCLIAGFVLSLLGTVVFIFGMTVLFAILYVLGTIVSLIGTGFLIGFFKQAKLMFKPVRVIASIVLIASIGLVLVGAFVLNNGILCLIFVFIEFLAYTWYTLSYIPYARAAVTKAVGLG
- a CDS encoding Hydroxyacylglutathione hydrolase, mitochondrial; the protein is MKVVPVPVREDNYAYLLIDESTNKAAAVDPYDVPKVAAAAHEHGVEIVAGITTHHHFDHSGGNKEFASKYPDAFIYGGSDKVPALTNLVKDKDEFTIGNNIRVKCLATPCHTQESICYYVTDAVEGTHPGGVFTGDTLFIAGCGRFFEGVGAEMVRALDYLETLPPKTIVYNGHEYTAGSLAFGKHIDPENPALARLQEITRNNKITTGLTTIADEKEWNVFMRLESDAVRKATSATSDTPKSAIMDALREQKNKFKG